GAGGTATGGGATAGTGATTCGATGCCTTGTAAATGGAATCTTGGTATCATCCACCCCATGTATAAGAAGGGAGATAGGCTAGAGTGCAGCAATTACAGGAGTATTACGGTGTTGAATACCGCCTACAAAATATTCTCCATTATACTACAAGATCGTCTTGTCCCATTCGTAGAAAAGGTAGTTGGGAACTATCATAGGggattccgaaacggaaaaccaCTGACCAGATGTTCACCATGCGGCAGATCTTGGAGAAGATGGAGGAACAGTAGCTACATTCCTTCCATCTCGTTATCGACATCAAGGCCGCATATGACAGCATAGCTAGTGTAAAACTTTACGACGCAAAGAGTTTGGAGATACTTCTTTTACTGTGTCGTCTTGGAGATCTTATCACTTAGACTTGCCAAAACCTTCTGATCTtaaaactaaaatttttgattcTTTTATACAAGAGCTCGAGCGAGCAGATCCGTGAtccgttttaatttttttctctaacgCTAGTAGCGTGAACGCTACAAGCTCTTTTGGAAGTCCggccaaacttaccagactagtacgaatgacaatgaccacCGTCACATGACAGctggtggtggatggaaaactctcaggtACCACCAAGGGTCTGCGCCAAACCCAGCATGGAGTACTAGgcacatcagcgcatcggcagggttcggatcaggtcgaggagtggtttagtggAGTCGCATCGGCGGCTTGGTCCGCTTCACAGGACACGTCGTCACATCCTCATGCTCAATTCAATCCATAATACTTTACGTTTCATTACGAGTTCCAACCGGAGTTGGAtcctatattttttttactcttcctGGTTATTGGGTACAATGCACAGATTCACTCCTTTCACAATCTCTACTTTACCACTTCGGTCTTCGATCGACGATTGGACGGAAACTTCCCGTCGGAGTTTGAGCCATAGCTGTTTTTGATATGGACATGGTGCCGTTTTTATATCGTTTTTTGGTCCATCTGTTGCCTCTTATGTGTTGGTAaatatgttcttttttttcgctaaatAGTCCTTTTTTCGAATCTCTTGTTTGGGCCTACCTACAaacagtggcggatctaacggtggacGGAGTGGGCGGCCGCCTAGGGACTCGTCGTGTAAGATGCCCCGGAAAAAGTTGTTTAGTAGGTAAAGTGTATGAATTATGCCAGGGGGAGGGGGTCTCAAACAAGGATATCATTGTTCTCGTCTAGACCTgaaaaaacttccaaactaacattttgttaGTACGCACTAATCTCTCTAGGTGAGGCAGGTTTATGTCTTGGctaaggttttattttttacccaCGGCGCTTTAGTCGCTACAAGCTGTTCGCCCGACTCTTCAAATTGGCGCTTCTTGTTCCGGAAGAGTCATGTCTGTTGCCTTCTCAGTCGTGCGCGGTTCTCCACGTTCTGTCCAGTCTTACGCTGGAATCCTTGGAGATGGATTGAAATGGAGCGCTGCATTCTTCTCGTCTGCACTCATCATCAAACCGTGCTTTTTTCTGGTTACGTGATTTACGGCCGATAGTTCGCTCGACTGTGCTGCTGATAGTCTGTTTCACCTTCCGCCAGTGATCATTAATGAACATCAGTAGTTCATCGGGCAGCGCAAAAACATAGGAAAGTGTTGCAAAATGTCGCTACTGCCAGGATGTCTTAATTAATGCCAGGACGTTGTCAGTAGCAACATTTAGCACCAAACTGTCCGAAATGTGCGTTAGAAGGAGgttttcaaaaaataattcaatttttgcgCCCCGCCGAAGATATTCTACATTCTAACAGGCCCGACAGTAAATTtctatatgaaaaaaaaccaaactgaGTTTGACATCACTGGTGTAGAGGTATTTTTGTGTGCCGTTATGCACATATATTTAACAGAACACCATCATGCTTAGGGTCGAAACTAAGAACTACTCCCGAAATGCTTTCCCCCCACACGGCCAAGTAACACTGTACCGGGCATAGTATGTTCCTTACATTCCTTGGCTCTTTTGCAAACTTTGCGCAAAACGCTGCGTTATCAAAAGCGACGTATCAACGAAACGGTTTACACAATTCGCTAAACATGTTTCCGTCCGGCTGTCTAGTTTGTTGCTCGGTTTCTCCACACATTTGTCCCAGCAGATGTCAGTAAACTCATGGATCTACAATCAAAATCGAAGCgttaaatgaaataatctCCAGGACATTGTGTCGTTTCGGGGGAAGTTTGTGGTTCAACTTACCTGTGCACTGAGCCGGGCACGTTCGTTTTCAGCCATAAGAAAATCCTGCAACTCAGGATCGACGTTTGGTTTGGTCGCGTCGCTACTTCCAAAACTCGACATGGCtgcaaatggaatgttttattacttttacttGTAAAACTTGTTAACTATCGCAATATTACATACCTGCTGATGAAATTATTTACCGTCCGAATAAGAAATTGACAAGCTCAATTTGACAGCCTCGTGTTATTATGCAATGCCAAACTATGGTTTGCACAACATGTCCATTTCggtcaaaacaaatgttttcccaAATAACATTTGtcgcgcgtttttttttatttttgtttcaattttaaccTCTGATAtccataaaaaatgtattatcaATTCTCAAACATGCAAAAAGCGATAATGTATGACAATAATATGCGTTCTGCTAATATTTGCTGCTAAGAAATATCGTGTCCGCTTGGAGGCACGCAAACCGTGACACAGGGTAACCCAAAATGACAGCCTGCTTGGTTACTTTGTTTATAAACATtcatgtgcgtgtgttgctACGTCGCTTTTCGCCATTCAACCGTGAATATTCGTTGTAAATAGTGTTCCGTTTTTTAAGTTGGTGTTCGCACACGTTACGCGTGTGTCCTTGCAATTATTCCCAAGTGCCCCCAGATCCCTACCAATTGCGGCGTTTCCGACGGCGTGCAACTCACTGGCAGCCACcacggaaagcttcaaaaatgaGTATTAGAGCTGGTCCACAGCCAGAGACGCTGTTTCACTCGTACGTATAGCGCACTGGTCATAACCATATGGCGTGACCTTCTATCATCCCACGCACATTTCACTACCATTTTATCCTCCTACGCAACAACCGCTCCGCTTGGTGGCTCTCTCATCACTCCACTACACCCCCAGGTGCATCCGGTTCGTAGCAAAAAATCTACAGCTGTATAAAAACATCGAATATCTGGAGTTGCTGCCGGCACTGGTAAAAAATGCCATCTTTCTGAACGTTGTGCGCGTTCACAAAGGCTTTCACGACGAAGAGCTACCCCGGCTGCTGCTTAACTCGTCCCTCACCAGAATAAACCTGTCGACATCGACGATCACCGACGGTATCTTAATGCTGATGGCTGAAAAGTGTCCTCACCTGCGTAGCCTTACCCTAACCGAGGGGAACTATCGGTTTACTCGCAACGGTCTGCACGCAATGATACAGCGACTGGGCAAACTGCAGCATTTGTACGTGAAAAATTGCCCAATGATCGACGACGAGTTTGTACGCGTGTTGACGAGCAGCTGTCCCCAACTGGACACACTTGATCTCGAGTCGTGCAAGAACGTTGGTGATGGGTCGGCAGATTGTTTGAGCGGCATGCCACTGATACGGCTTAACGTTTCCCACACGAGCATTACGGACAAATTCCTAAAGGCGATCGCCAACGAACGATGCGGAAAGACGTTGGAAGATCTGAACGTGGGCCACTGTCCGATTACTAGCGATGGGCTGTCGGCATTGTCCTGGAACACGATAAAGTACATTGGTTTCGAAGGATGTAGCATCGAGGGTAGGTGGAGCGGGAATGGCTCTTGGAAcaggaaattaatttgttttgcttttgtgtgtttttttttttaatttgtttttgtagatCTGGAAATTGTAGGGTTTGGGAAGCATCTGAAATACATCTACTGGACCATCTCTAACTGATATAGCAGAAGCAGCTGGAATTACCACATACCTTCAACTACGCGAACAATACAAAAGGTAGCTATCTGCACAGACTAATACACTTAACTCATTAGCTGTCAACAAACATTGATACGAATCCTTTTCTCACAGTGTAGCAGCACAGTGAATATAGCAATATTCcgtataattttaatttagagTTAATTTTAACCcatgaattttaaaacgaaCAAAGTTTGTGAATGTAGTGTTTTTTGACGCGTTCATTTACCGTTCAACATATAAGGCAATATAATCCAGTGATAGCAAATAATTAAGCagacaaaaagaaacagtcgcaaaataaaacatgtttccTATTTGCTGCGGAACCGGGAAGGAGCTATTATTATACCATGGACCAACAAAGCTAACAAACGTACGAAATGAATCTGTAAACTCCTGAAtggaaaaacatgtttaaattaCTCTCTCTAGATGATAGCTATATTTTAATGGATGCTTGTATGTAGCATCgctgctattataatcgattCACTACTACTTACACACTGAACTATGTATTTAGCACCCAAACACAAGCGTTACTGGTAATTTCACTAAATTACAGAAATTAAACTATTTCCAACTACTACAATTTATAGCAAAACAGAGAAGCAATCAATTGTAATACTAATGTGTAAGTTAAACCAGCACGTAACTGTTAAAATACTGACCCACATAATAGTGTAATAGTGGGGCAACCGTTTAGGAAAAGAATTTCTCCCATTTTCCCCCCTTACATCCATCTAGCACGTTTTCCCGCAGATTTAATGCAActaattacaataaaatcccaaaaacACACGTTAGACTATACGATACGTAGCAATGGAAACAGGATTTTCTAATGGACCATTACGCATAGTATGATAGTAGGTTAGCTACACGGAGGGCAATACAACAAGCATCGCTAGCAGTGTAATAGCGATACAACTATTTTAACGAGATAGCACGTACGGTGATATTGTAGTACGCACTGTACAAGCATTGGCCGGTAAAGTAAGagtaaaaatcaaatatatatatgtacCCGAATGAATAGGCAAATGGTATGTGGAGGGTCATTAGCCTAGCGCGGATGCTATGGTGGTTAGGTTTTATGGTTGCCATTTACTTACACAAAGATACATATAGAATGTATTGCATGTGCAAACGCAAAACGACTCGTAAGAAAACACAACAGGAATCTGATTTGTTTGCAACAGTattcaaacaaacaccatGAAAGATCTCAAATCAAACCAATGCTCCAAATAGCCGCTAAAAAAGCATTACTGGATACTTTCACTTACTACAAAAATGGTTCGCATTGTCAACTGGACGCTACGTAAGCAGTAGCGTTAGTTGAGATAAACGTttaagtttgttttgctgtcagCAAAACTCATTTTCAAATCAGCCAAACTCAGTTTATCACCCAGTCGGATCCAACGTCCCAAACGATCACGATCACTACCACGTGTTTGTGGTCACACGATAAAAAATGTCCATTTCTCAAATGCACCAATAGtaatgtaataatatttgaaCGAAGGCGCACAGTAAAACAATGCATTTTAAATCGTGGAAAGGGGGTTCAAATAAtccgtgttttttgtttgtttgttcgctaGAAAAACTACTATCCAGGCATACTATCCAGGCATGTATAACAAATCTCCTTAATAATACGAAGCTACAAAAAGTTACTAATAATCCGGACCAACAATGAATTAGGGGATGATGAAACGGTGAAAAGCATAGAACCATTTACGGGCGTGTTATGGACCTTAGTTAGCGATAGTTTGCAGTATACTAGCGCAAATAGTTTTATGGAATGGTAGCATAAAGCAATTAATGCTACGGACGTGTAACAGCTTTAAACATCGAACCAAAAAAGCAATAGCACTGTTCGCGCTAACCGGTGTGTATGCTTGAGCTGGAAAGGAAGGCaagaaaatgtagaaaatCGGCAATACATTTAAACTTCTCCCTTGATAATCGTATATCCTTCCAGGTGAAACCACAAAAGTAAAAGATATTCAAATAGTTCatgcaaaattcaaattcttcGTAACTCACACCAAACGGAATGCGTTTTTCTGTGACGAAAGAAGTAACAAACGATTAAGGCAATGCCGAAACACAAATAATGGGCACACAAATTTCATGCTACGATTTATACATATAAGGCACAGAAATTGCACAAAGGAAATTTTTGCTATTGTAACGAGGCAATAATGAGCGGTATGGTGTGCAAACCAACTGGTACAGAcgtttttaaatcaaaattttataATCGAACGTAACGGAACGGATAAGGTGTGGTCGCTTTCAATCCAACCACGTTAAGCCATCGAAAAGGTACTACTGAAATGCATACAACTAATAATAACACAAAGCAGACTActacatatatacatatacatattaatataaatgcaaaattattGTAATCGAAAACACCACTATTGCTAGATGCAAAACATTGTTAGTTGTTAAAATGTGTAAGTGCATCGTAATCCCGatcgtttatattttcttctcaCACCTAGTGCTAATACAACACACTACATGctacacaaaacaacagcacatgCACAGGTACACAACCACAGACCATTCACTTACGAAGCCAATGCCAATCGTAAAGATTTTGGAGAAAAGGTATTTTTTATAGCAGTTCAGTAACACTTAGTATTGATAGTTATTAAGCGCCGAATTTTAGAGCGTGTTGGAAACTGTTTGGAGTAATTTTAGCAACTAGTTGTTCTAGTTCCCCGTTCCCCGCATACCGAATACCAGACCTTAGTTTAGAGCGGTTTTCTGGAACTATCAGGAACCAAAGTTAGAGTTGATTAGCACTAAATGCTTATCCTAGCGCTTATTTGAAGAGGCTATTTTGTAACGAAGCTTATATTCAAATACTATTATAATTCTAGGTATTATAGTTTCTTCACACATATTTACATCTTCTACCATTAAGTTAACCAGAGATAAAAAAACTCCAATGTTTCAAAGTCTTTACAGTCCTTCAACAACAACTACCGTTAAGTTACTAATTATATAGCAAAAACAAGTTacgtatataaaaaaaaacaccagtaTGGTGGAGATATTTGGTAACAGCTATAAGTAAATGTAAAACTTCACTACACTTCCATACACTTC
This region of Anopheles marshallii chromosome 2, idAnoMarsDA_429_01, whole genome shotgun sequence genomic DNA includes:
- the LOC128707492 gene encoding mitochondrial import inner membrane translocase subunit Tim8, whose product is MSSFGSSDATKPNVDPELQDFLMAENERARLSAQIHEFTDICWDKCVEKPSNKLDSRTETCLANCVNRFVDTSLLITQRFAQSLQKSQGM
- the LOC128708992 gene encoding F-box/LRR-repeat protein 20-like is translated as MSIRAGPQPETLFHSCIRFVAKNLQLYKNIEYLELLPALVKNAIFLNVVRVHKGFHDEELPRLLLNSSLTRINLSTSTITDGILMLMAEKCPHLRSLTLTEGNYRFTRNGLHAMIQRLGKLQHLYVKNCPMIDDEFVRVLTSSCPQLDTLDLESCKNVGDGSADCLSGMPLIRLNVSHTSITDKFLKAIANERCGKTLEDLNVGHCPITSDGLSALSWNTIKYIGFEGCSIEDLEIVGFGKHLKYIYWTISN